In Citrus sinensis cultivar Valencia sweet orange chromosome 4, DVS_A1.0, whole genome shotgun sequence, one DNA window encodes the following:
- the LOC127901828 gene encoding uncharacterized protein LOC127901828 → MEEKCQLMRQEDKADVTKNKEKPKRMEALIPQVPRARSPPRAAPRRRGYNAQGTPRVPQPPRSPPPDPREPPPRPRYKSYHPLNRSLKQIFYHIRDSGLLRPPKPMKKYPNIKHSLKYCEFHEDFGHSTTECFTLREEIESLILSGYLKEFVVGMREAQKSAEQDKGKRVADGSPEREVPLGHKKGIYVQMIMGGPTLAGQSRRAIKGYEKDAEGISYPHDDALVITLKVATGKVARTLVDTSSSVDIIFKSALDQVLIESPKITPYATPLIGFAGDMVIPKGIITLPVTLGKVPHRVVHMIDFLIVDHPGAYNIILGRPFLVATKAVVSMHYLAMKVPAAQEVIIIKGDQQSNYYA, encoded by the exons ATGGAAGAGAAATGCCAATTGATGCGCCAAGAAGATAAAGCCGATGTTACAAAGAACAAGGAGAAGCCTAAGAGGATGGAGGCCCTAATACCGCAGGTACCCCGAGCACGGAGCCCTCCACGGGCTGCCCCGCGGAGACGAGGGTATAACGCTCAGGGTACCCCGAGGGTACCCCAACCTCCAAGATCGCCACCACCGGATCCGCGAGAGCCACCACCGAGGCCTCGGTACAAATCTTACCATCCACTGAATCGATCCCTAAAGCAGATCTTCTACCATATTCGGGATAGTGGCCTCCTTCGTCCTCCTAAGCCAATGAAGAAGTACCCTAATATAAAGCATAGCCTGAAGTATTGTGAGTTCCATGAGGACTTCGGTCACAGCACAACCGAGTGTTTTACCTTGCGAgaggaaattgaatctttgatTCTTAGCGGGTACCTCAAAGAATTTGTTGTTGGCATGAGAGAAGCTCAGAAATCCGCGGAGCAAGATAAGGGCAAGCGGGTAGCTGATGGCAGTCCTGAACGAGAGGTACCCCTGGGACATAAGAAAGGCATATATGTCCAAATGATCATGGGCGGACCGACTTTAGCGGGCCAATCTAGGAGGGCTATCAAAGGCTATG aaaaagaTGCGGAGGGTATCTCGTACCCCCATGACGATGCCTTAGTAATTACGTTGAAGGTTGCCACCGGTAAGGTAGCAAGAACTCTTGTAGATACTAGTAGCTCCGTTGACATCATTTTCAAAAGCGCCTTAGATCAAGTATTGATTGAGTCGCCAAAGATCACCCCCTATGCTACTCCTCTTATTGGGTTCGCCGGAGATATGGTTATACCAAAGGGCATCATTACGTTGCCCGTTACACTTGGTAAGGTACCTCACCGTGTTGTTCAtatgattgattttcttattgtaGATCACCCAGGTGCCTACAATATTATATTGGGTAGGCCGTTCTTAGTAGCAACTAAAGCGGTGGTATCCATGCACTACCTCGCCATGAAAGTCCCGGCCGCCCAAGAAGTTATCATTATTAAAGGGGACCAGCAATCTAATTACTATGCTTGA
- the LOC127901829 gene encoding protein STRICTOSIDINE SYNTHASE-LIKE 10-like, with translation MKNSLLIIFFFLALMLSPSFGLPSNAGSSRKGNHHLKLQLPAGVVGPESLAFDCNGEGPYASVSDGRILKWQDSKLGWTEFAITTPFRRLRRICDGTSSTILEPLCGRPLGIKFNPVTCDLYIADAYFGLMVVGRNGGPAKQLASSAERIPFRFTNALDIDPNTGVVYFTDSSMYFQRRQYPMLIESGDRSGRLLKYDPRNKQVTVLRRGLAFPNGVTLSKDKSFLLVAESDSRRILRLWVEGESVIYSPQPFAQVAQFPDNIETDRNGDFWVALNTKRGNDKTDLVAVKLDGSNGNVLDVLEGNKQNALDSVSEVEEHGGYLYAGSPVQPYVVVIKA, from the exons ATGAAAAACTCTCTcctcatcattttcttctttcttgccCTTATGCTTTCTCCTAGTTTCGGCTTACCTTCTAATGCCGGCAGCAGCCGCAAAGGCAATCACCATCTTAAGCTTCAGCTTCCAGCCGGAGTAGTTGGCCCCGAAAGCCTTGCTTTCGACTGCAATGGCGAAGGGCCGTACGCCAGTGTTTCCGACGGTAGAATTCTCAAGTGGCAAGACTCAAAACTTGGTTGGACTGAATTTGCCATCACCACTCCATTCAG GCGGCTAAGGAGGATATGTGATGGCACAAGCAGCACGATTTTAGAACCCTTATGTGGGAGGCCGTTGGGGATTAAATTCAATCCTGTTACATGCGATCTTTACATCGCTGATGCATACTTTGGCTTGATGGTCGTCGGGAGAAACGGCGGCCCAGCGaaacaacttgcttcttcagctGAAAGAATTCCCTTTCGCTTCACAAACGCCTTGGACATTGATCCCAATACCGGCGTTGTTTATTTTACCGACAGCAGCATGTACTTCCAAAGAAGACAGTACCCTATGCTGATCGAAAGCGGAGACAGAAGTGGAAGATTATTGAAATACGATCCTCGCAACAAACAAGTGACGGTTTTACGAAGGGGCTTAGCATTTCCAAATGGCGTCACCCTGAGTAAAGACAAATCATTTTTACTGGTTGCTGAATCAGATTCAAGGAGGATTCTAAGGTTATGGGTTGAAGGTGAGAGCGTTATATATTCTCCGCAACCGTTCGCTCAAGTTGCTCAATTTCCGGACAACATCGAGACAGACAGGAACGGAGACTTTTGGGTTGCATTAAACACTAAGAGAGGAAATGACAAGACAGATCTTGTGGCGGTAAAGCTTGATGGCAGCAATGGCAATGTCCTTGATGTTTTAGAaggaaataaacaaaatgcaCTTGATTCTGTTAGCGAAGTCGAAGAACATGGTGGATATTTGTACGCGGGATCTCCAGTGCAGCCTTACGTTGTTGTAATCAAGGCTTAG